From Callithrix jacchus isolate 240 chromosome 3, calJac240_pri, whole genome shotgun sequence, a single genomic window includes:
- the HELQ gene encoding helicase POLQ-like isoform X8 encodes MTFSRFLNYKYSDTLKKMDPDHLVALVTEVIPNYSCLVFCPSKKNCENVAEMICKFLSKEYLKHKEKEKCEVIKNLKNIGSGNLCPVLKRTIPFGVAYHHSGLTSDERKLLEEAYSTGVLCLFTCTSTLAAGVNLPARRVILRAPYVAMEFLKRNQYKQMIGRAGRAGIDTIGESILILQEKDKQQVLELITRPLENCYSHLFQEFTKGIQTLFLSLIGLKIATNLDDIYHFMNGTFFGVQQKILLKEKSLWEITVESLRYLTEKGLLQKDTIYKSEEEVQHNFHITKLGRASFKGTIDLAYCDILYRDLKKGLEGLVLESLLHLIYLTTPYDLVSQCNPDWMIYFRQFSQLSPAEQNVAAILGVSESFIGKKASGQAIRKKVDKDVVNRLYLSFVLYSLLKETNIWTVSEKFNMPRGYVQNLLTGAASFSSCVLHFCEELEEFWVYRALLVELTKKLTYCVKAELIPLMEVTGVLEGRAKQLYSAGYKSLTHLANANPEVLIRTIDHLSRRQAKQIVSSAKMLLHEKAEALQEEVEELLRLPSDFPGAVASSTDEA; translated from the exons TATTCTGATACCCTGAAAAAGATGGATCCCGATCACTTGGTAGCATTGGTGACAGAAGTTATTCCCAATTATTCCTGCTTAGTTTTTTGTCCTAGTAAGAAGAACTGTGAAAATGTAGCAGAAATGATATGCAAATTTTTAAGCAA GGAATATCTGAAacacaaggagaaagaaaaatgtgaggtGATTAAGAACTTGAAGAATATTGGCAGTGGCAACCTGTGTCCTGTCTTAAAGCGCACGATCCCATTTGGAGTTGCCTATCACCATAGTGGCTTAACAAGTGATGAAAGGAAACTGTTAGAGGAGGCCTACTCCACAGGAGTGCTTTGTCTTTTTACCTGCACATCTACCCTAGCAGCAGGTGTCAACCTACCAGCTCGAAG AGTTATTTTACGAGCTCCCTACGTTGCTATGGAATTTTTAAAGAGGAATCAATATAAACAGATGATTGGCAGAGCTGGTCGTGCTGGAATAGATACTATTGGGGAGAGTATCCTCATAttgcaagaaaaagacaaacaacag GTACTGGAGTTAATAACTAGACCTTTGGAAAACTGTTACAGCCATCTTTTTCAGGAGTTCACCAAGGGAATCCAAACATTATTTCTCTCTTTGATTGGtttgaag ATTGCAACAAATCTTGATGATATCTATCACTTCATGAATGGTACATTTTTTGGTGTTCAGCAAAAGattttgttgaaagaaaaaagtctctGGGAAATAACTGTTGAATCACTTAGATACCTGACAGAAAAAGGACTCCTACAAAAAGACACTATTTATAAGTCTGAAGAAGAGGTCCAACATAATTTTCATATTACAAAGTTGGGACGAGCTTCATTTAAGG GAACTATAGATTTAGCTTATTGTGACATTCTCTACAGAGACTTGAAGAAAGGTCTCGAAGGACTTGTGCTGGAAAGCCTTCTTCATCTAATCTACCTAACAACCCCCTATGATCTGGTTTCACAGTGTAACCCTGATTGGATGATATACTTCAGGCAG TTTAGCCAACTCAGTCCAGCAGAACAAAATGTAGCTGCCATTCTTGGGGTCTCTGAAAGCTTTATTGGGAAGAAAGCATCAGGTCAAGCCATCAGAAAG AAGGTGGACAAGGACGTTGTCAACAGGCTATATCtgtcttttgttctttattccttGCTCAAAGAGACCAACATTTGGACTGTATCTGAAAAATTTAATATGCCTCGAGGATATGTACAGAATCTTCTCACTGGAGCTGCCTCATTCTCATCTTGTGTGTTACATTTCTGTGAG gAGCTTGAGGAGTTTTGGGTTTACAGAGCCCTTTTGGTAGAACTTACCAAGAAGCTGACTTACTGTGTAAAGGCAGAACTAATCCCTCTGATGGAAGTGACTGGAGTTTTAGAG GGTCGCGCAAAACAATTATACAGTGCAGGTTACAAAAGTCTAACGCACTTAGCTAATGCAAATCCTGAAGTGCTCATAAGGACAATTGATCATTTATCAAGACGCCAAGCCAAGCAAATTGTTTCATCAGCAAAG